In Aspergillus nidulans FGSC A4 chromosome II, a single window of DNA contains:
- a CDS encoding proteasome core particle subunit beta-6-like protein (transcript_id=CADANIAT00005264), whose translation MAKETRFYPYTSNGGATLGVSGPDFAILAGDTRSTAGYNINTRYEPKVFTIQDARDRSIVISVIGFAADGRALKERLDAIVAMYKYQHGKNIGLRACAQRVSTMLYEKRFFPYQLQTMVAGIDADGQGAIYYYDPAGCIEKRSHCAAGEASSLMLPFLDSQAPRLQPLSLQTAQQLVRDAYTGATERHIEVGDHLQMLVVTREGVSEQLVDLKKD comes from the exons ATGGCTAAGGAAACTAGATTCTACCC ATACACCAGCAACGGCGGCGCCACATTAGGCGTCTCAGGACCAGATTTCGCCATCCTTGCTGGCGATACCCGCTCAACAGCAGGGTACAACATCAACACACGCTATGAGCCCAAAGTCTTCACCATCCAGGATGCCCGGGACCGCTCGATCGTTATCTCCGTCATTGGCTTTGCTGCTGACGGACGGGCGTTGAAAGAGCGGCTCGACGCGATCGTAGCTATGTACAAGTACCAGCACGGAAAGAACATCGGTCTGCGGGCCTGCGCGCAGCGGGTCTCGACCATGCTCTACGAGAAGCGGTTTTTTCCCTACCAGCTGCAGACGATGGTTGCCGGTATTGATGCAGACGGCCAAGGGGCCATCTATTACTACGACCCCGCCGGCTGTATTGAGAAGCGGAGCCACTGTGCGGCCGGAGAGGCGAGTAGTCTGATGCTGCCGTTCCTGGACAGCCAAGCACCGCGGCTACAGCCGTTGAGCTTACAGACGGCCCAGCAGCTGGTGCGGGACGCATATACGGGGGCGACAGAGCGGCATATTGAGGTTGGAGATCACCTACAAATGTTGGTTGTAACGCGGGAAGGGGTTAGCGAGCAGCTTGTTGATTTGAAGAAGGACTAG
- a CDS encoding uncharacterized protein (transcript_id=CADANIAT00005266), whose amino-acid sequence MEKTQTPSLTPDELSARSSTPFEEREEEEEVHYVGHLKFSFIFVGLCLSVFQVALSLQDIGWYGSAYLFTDCAFQLVFGRLYSMLPVKIVYLGALLLFEIGSIICATAPNSIALILGRTIAGIGAGGILSGALTILSQSVPRAKVAVFNGILGAVNGIAFICGPLLAGGIINGTTWRWIFYINPIISAPTFFITVFLLKLDPPKTNVKTWRGRIAMLDLPAFTLFLGSILCLILALLWGGKEYSWKNARIIVLFILFGVIMLAFMLVQKRKGDDALVPMRILCQRSIAFGMFFSFCTSGTGFILEYYLPIWLQVIKDLSVISSAVKLLPIIAAAVVFTTLCGILTPVIGHYVPFMIIATMLLSVGMGLLSTLEYTSPIRHVLGFQVPAGVGLGCALQQTLVAAQTILPMNDIPIGVSLIVLAQTLGGTIALSAADTIYTGTLSSSISSRFPQINRETVLTTGNREIRNLVPAESLSVIMDLCNKAIVKTWYLSIGLAAASIIGVLGMEWRRVTPPKK is encoded by the exons ATGGAAAAGACTCAGACCCCGTCGCTCACGCCAGACGAGCTCAGTGCGCGTTCCTCCACCCCATTTGAAGAGcgcgaagaggaggaagaggtgcaTTATGTCGGCCATCTGAAATTCTCATTCATCTTCGTCGGTCTGTGTCTGTCAGTCTTCCAAGTTGCCTTG TCGCTGCAGGACATTGGTTGGTACGGGTCTGCGTACCTGTTCACCGACTGTGCCTTTCAGCTCGTCTTCGGCCGGCTGTATTCCATGTTGCCGGTCAAGATCGTCTACTTGGGCGCACTCTTGCTGTTCGAGATCGGCTCTATCATCTGCGCAACCGCACCCAATTCTATCGCCCTGATCCT CGGCCGAACTATCGCAGGCATCGGCGCAGGCGGCATCCTGTCTGGAGCCCTAACAATCCTCTCGCAATCGGTCCCCCGGGCCAAagtcgccgtcttcaacggTATTCTCGGCGCGGTCAATGGAATCGCCTTCATCTGCGGCCCTCTGCTGGCAGGGGGGATTATCAACGGGACGACCTGGCGATGGATCTTCTACATCAACCCGATCATATCCGCCCCGaccttcttcatcaccgtATTCCTGCTCAAGCTGGACCCCCCGAAAACGAATGTGAAGACATGGAGGGGCCGCATCGCAATGCTGGACCTCCCTGCATTCACCCTCTTTCTCGGATCGATCCTCTGCCTGATCCTGGCGTTGCTCTGGGGCGGAAAGGAATACTCGTGGAAGAATGCTCGGATaatcgtcctcttcatcctctttggCGTTATCATGCTCGCTTTTATGCTGgtgcagaagagaaagggagaCGACGCACTGGTCCCAATGAGGATTTTGTGCCAGCGAAGTATCGCCTTTGGCatgttcttctctttttgcACCTCTGGAACCGGCTTCATTCTCGAATACTAC CTGCCCATCTGGCTTCAGGTCATCAAGGACCTCTCGGTCATATCGTCCGCCGTCAAGCTGCTCCCCAttatcgccgccgccgtcgtcTTCACCACGCTATGCGGGATTCTGACGCCAGTCATTGGCCACTATGTCCCCTTTATGATCATCGCCACCATGCTCCTCTCCGTTGGAATGGGTCTGCTGTCCACATTGGAATATACCTCACCCATCCGCCATGTGCTCGGCTTCCAGGTCCCTGCCGGTGTTGGTCTTGGATGCGCCCTTCAGCAGACTCTCGTCGCAGCGCAGACCATCCTCCCAATGAACGATATCCCCATCGGCGTCTCCTTGATCGTGCTCGCCCAGACCCTGGGCGGGACCATAGCGCTCTCGGCCGCGGACACGATCTATACTGGCACGCTCTCCTCGAGCATCAGCAGCCGATTCCCTCAGATCAACAGGGAAACCGTGCTGACTACTGGAAACCGCGAGATCCGCAACTTGGTGCCCGCCGAGTCCCTGAGTGTCATTATGGACTTGTGCAATAAGGCCATCGTCAAAACTTGGTACCTTTCGATCGGATTGGCCGCAGCGTCCATCATTGGCGTTCTGGGGATGGAATGGAGACGGGTAACGCCGCCCAAGAAGTAA
- a CDS encoding protein scpR (transcript_id=CADANIAT00005265): protein MNTMNNMHLYADSLGIHPADHYPTMNEIETTDNTYPRYTSPPHPSILHHPQAPEPAPPRAQTAHPPAWALTSQSGYQMNEPSLSLTPEHRPAAGPPNGPNLNHDSDPRRPARRQQPCGVGTTRPLPGCPGQGQEPSRRRTTFTDSISNPDSTIRCWDHGCEGRKFSSVGNYRRHLREKNGQAKMHPCPDCGRVFTRSTARNFHRQSGTCGLIPSQLMLQMGMGMQLQVQMQPVSQHSLASGHPPAFNLAPPVLLEPLADWSEPSQMDLYAASGVVFD, encoded by the coding sequence ATGAACACCATGAACAACATGCATCTCTACGCAGACTCCCTCGGGATACATCCAGCAGACCACTACCCGACGATGAACGAGATCGAGACCACAGACAATACGTACCCACGATACACATCGCCACCACACCCTAGCATATTGCACCATCCACAAGCACCAGAACCTGCACCTCCTCGCGCACAAACAGCGCATCCGCCCGCGTGGGCCCTGACCTCGCAATCTGGATACCAAATGAACGAGCCAAGCCTCAGTTTAACTCCAGAGCATCGCCCAGCCGCAGGCCCACCCAACGGCCCCAATCTGAATCATGACTCTGACCCTCGCAGACCCGCTAGACGCCAACAGCCCTGCGGAGTCGGGACAACCCGACCTCTTCCAGGCTGTCCCGGTCAGGGTCAGGAGCCCTCCAGACGCAGGACCACGTTCACGGACTCTATTTCCAACCCTGATTCAACCATCCGCTGCTGGGACCACGGCTGTGAGGGGCGCAAATTCTCATCGGTGGGAAATTACCGCCGCCATCTACGCGAGAAGAACGGGCAGGCCAAGATGCACCCTTGTCCAGACTGCGGGCGGGTCTTCACGCGCTCAACCGCGCGCAATTTCCATCGGCAGTCTGGAACGTGCGGACTCATTCCAAGCCAGCTGATGCTCCAGATGGGGATGGGAATGCAGCTGCaggtgcagatgcagcctgtGTCGCAGCACTCGCTGGCCTCTGGCCACCCTCCGGCTTTCAACCTGGCCCCGCCAGTGCTGTTGGAACCCCTGGCCGATTGGAGCGAGCCCAGTCAGATGGATCTGTACGCGGCTTCTGGGGTGGTGTTTGATTGA
- a CDS encoding uncharacterized protein (transcript_id=CADANIAT00005263) produces MRILFFHGHTQTGPVFERKTVRLREHIQRAYPGSTFFFPTGPIAYKVSDRLDYLSEIQRERSDNFKDPDLIETHAWFRLFEDDPPRGLLESLDIAAEILRVEGPFDGVICFSQGSVVGSMMASLLEGPRRRQRFDEYAASFPGAVRYPKSYKNINHPPLKFGITYGAYMGTSPVFNAFYSEPLIETPFLHFMGEFDPVVPSEMVAAVDKAQIGGSRRRKVMHPGAHAIPVGDRYHEAVVDFIRSACETSPTYFDLPSDEVPLLSYNDTPEQTPFQTPLLTPSLSSAVSTTSIPSSEATILATRRLDQWEKSRSPRSNIRPRSTRRTVFSGRRSTSSSAESSAASQHSDHFEATRTPTSSTSTVQMIEPTVNKEPNLAVRVVEDDTIVSGSEYEGEGWQELLLSDLLNEMLRRHGRPGRFYFVPDGEGGRLENGMRLN; encoded by the coding sequence AtgcgcatcctcttctttcacgGGCACACCCAGACGGGCCCCGTCTTCGAGAGGAAGACGGTCCGGCTACGAGAACATATTCAACGCGCATATCCCGGGtcaaccttcttcttcccaaccgGCCCGATTGCATACAAAGTCTCGGATAGACTCGACTACCTCTCTGAAATCCAGCGCGAGAGATCAGATAATTTCAAAGATCCAGACCTGATTGAGACGCACGCTTGGTTCCGGCTGTTCGAAGACGATCCGCCGCGTGGGTTACTCGAGAGCCTGGATATCGCGGCGGAGATACTGCGGGTAGAAGGACCCTTTGATGGAgtcatctgcttctctcAGGGATCAGTCGTTGGCTCCATGATGGCTTCATTACTGGAGGGACCGAGACGAAGACAAAGATTCGATGAGTACGCCGCCTCATTCCCAGGCGCAGTGCGATATCCCAAATCCTACAAGAACATCAACCACCCGCCGCTGAAATTCGGCATCACATACGGCGCCTACATGGGGACAAGCCCTGTATTCAATGCCTTCTACTCAGAGCCACTTATTGAGACGCCCTTCCTACATTTCATGGGTGAATTCGACCCCGTCGTTCCGTCAGAGATGGTAGCCGCAGTGGACAAGGCACAGATTGGAGGCTCTCGACGGCGGAAGGTGATGCACCCAGGTGCCCATGCGATCCCGGTAGGGGATCGGTACCACGAGGCCGTAGTGGATTTTATTCGGTCTGCCTGCGAGACTTCACCTACATACTTTGACTTGCCCAGTGACGAAGTTCCCCTGCTTAGCTACAACGATACCCCCGAGCAAACCCCCTTTCAGACCCCATTACTGACACCGTCTCTCTCATCCGCCGTATCAACTACGTCTATCCCGTCGTCGGAAGCCACAATACTCGCTACAAGGAGGCTGGACCAGTGGGAAAAGTCCAGAAGCCCACGAAGTAACATCAGGCCACGATCGACTCGACGTACTGTATTTTCGGGCCGGCGGTCGACAAGTTCCAGCGCTGAATCAAGCGCCGCCTCTCAACATTCTGATCACTTCGAAGCCACACGCACGCCGACCTCTTCGACCTCAACCGTCCAAATGATAGAACCAACAGTCAACAAAGAGCCGAATCTAGCTGTCAGAGTGGTGGAAGACGATACCATTGTCTCGGGATCAGAGTACGAGGGTGAGGGATGGCAGGAGCTCTTATTGTCGGATCTGCTTAACGAGATGCTGCGAAGGCACGGTCGGCCCGGCAGATTCTATTTTGTGCCCGATGGGGAGGGCGGCCGGTTAGAGAATGGCATGAGATTGAATTAA
- a CDS encoding uncharacterized protein (transcript_id=CADANIAT00005267) — protein MIFTPPVWGPEMMAIPASRPIHEFLVERDSRHLYDWSEEKPALTIADRVDALARSLGRELGWSPNTGSPWSKVVGIFSFNTLDFLVASWAIHRIGGICMLMHPTSSAAEIKRHIELTECRVLFTCRSLLPTANEVLVASKVQDPRAYLLDLPEELGRKPSLPDQGQQTVEQLISAGATLPLIEALDWAEGQGKEQVAYLCPTSGTSGLQESALTVKKLAMITHYNIIANIIQATTFEAGPKKGRTEVALGFLPLSHSYGLILAHLTAWRGDTYILHARFDMQAALASIEKYRIERLYLVPPIISALVNNPFLLDLCDTSSVTSVVTGSGPFGPRLAEALSRVRPSWQVLPGYGLTETAVIISITDPNITYPGADGCLVPGVEARLINSNGNEVEAYNEPGELLLKSPSIMKGYLGQETATREVFDEQGWLRTGDIAVFRLTGQDGKVTPHLDIVDRKKDIMKVKGLQVAPVEIESHLAAHPAVAEVAVVGVRDEDAGERPYAFIVRSPRTMADLDEEALKADLNRHVEATLSEPHWLRKNIRFVEEFPKSSNGKPLKYKLKESLATSYARKTSPAIPNNTRNR, from the exons ATGATCTTCACCCCTCCAGTATGGGGCCCTGAGATGATGGCCATTCCGGCCTCCCGCCCCATCCACGAGTTTCTCGTCGAACGAGACAGCCGTCACCTCTACGACTGGTCCGAGGAAAAACCAGCATTG ACCATTGCGGACCGGGTCGACGCCCTGGCGCGCAGCCTTGGCCGTGAGCTCGGGTGGTCCCCCAACACGGGCTCGCCATGGAGCAAGGTTGTTGgaatcttcagcttcaacacG CTTGATTTCCTCGTTGCCTCGTGGGCGATCCACCGGATCGGCGGCATTTGTATGCTGATGCACCCGACTAGCTCAGCCGCGGAGATTAAACGGCATATTGAGCTCACCGAGTGTCGAGTTCTCTTCACCTGCCGCTCATTGCTGCCCACTGCTAACGAGGTGCTCGTCGCGAGCAAGGTCCAGGACCCGAGGGCCTACTTGCTCGACCTGCCAGAGGAGCTCGGGAGGAAACCGTCCCTCCCCGATCAGGGCCAGCAGACAGTGGAACAGTTGATCAGCGCAGGCGCGACTTTACCGCTAATTGAAGCACTAGATTGGGCGGAGGGACAAGGAAAGGAGCAAGTGGCATATTTATGTCCAACGAGCGGGACATCTGGTCTGCAG GAATCCGCGCTGACTGTGAAGAAACTCGCCATGATCACGCATTACAACATCATTGCCAATATCATTCAGGCGACCACGTTTGAAGCTGGCCCGAAGAAGGGGCGCACCGAGGTCGCCCTCGGGTTTCTGCCTCTCAGTCACAGCTACGGGCTGATCCTGGCACACTTGACGGCCTGGCGGGGGGATACCTATATCCTGCATGCACGCTTCGATATGCAAGCCGCTCTGGCGTCGATCGAAAAGTACCGAATCGAGCGCCTATATCTAGTTCCTCCGATTATCTCTGCTCTCGTCAACAATCCCTTTCTCCTCGATCTCTGCGACACTTCCTCGGTCACTTCCGTCGTGACCGGCTCAGGGCCCTTCGGGCCCCGGTTGGCAGAGGCGCTGAGCCGCGTGCGGCCATCGTGGCAAGTGCTCCCAGGATACG GACTCACTGAAACTGCCGTAATTATCTCCATCACCGACCCTAACATCACCTATCCTGGTGCAGACGGCTGTCTCGTTCCAGGCGTCGAAGCGCGACTCATCAACTCAAACGGCAACGAGGTGGAGGCGTACAATGAACCCGGCGAGCTGCTCCTGAAATCGCCCAGCATCATGAAGGGGTACCTCGGACAGGAGACAGCCACCCGAGAAGTCTTTGACGAGCAGGGCTGGCTCCGCACTGGCGATATCGCTGTCTTCCGGCTGACAGGCCAAGACGGCAAGGTTACTCCTCACTTGGATATTGTTGACCgcaagaaggatatcatgAAGGTCAAGGGACTCCAGGTAGCACCGGTAGAGATCGAATCACATCTGGCGGCGCATCCGGCCGTGGCTGAAGTAGCTGTTGTTGGAGTCCGCGACGAGGACGCTGGCGAGCGACCGTATGCTTTCATCGTGCGCTCTCCCAGAACTATGGCCGatctggacgaggaggcgcTGAAGGCCGATCTCAACCGCCATGTAGAGGCCACCCTCAGTGAGCCGCACTGGCTGCGCAAGAACATCCGGTTTGTAGAGGAGTTCCCCAAAAGCAGTAATGGGAAGCCGCTCAAGTACAAGTTGAAGGAAAGTCTG GCAACT TCATATGCCCGAAAGACAAGCCCTGCCATTCCGAACAACACTAGAAATCGATGA
- a CDS encoding protein inpA (transcript_id=CADANIAT00005262), whose translation MSHSMSSSSSSSSSSSSSRDEGQSRLNNVLSNIAKQCRTTSAQVQDVYPCTPLQQGLFALSLTSPGAYMAQHVFRLQPFVDQGRMKQAWNVVLQKHAILRTRIVMLGENAMQVVLKQSPEWRNCSDLRAYLDADQSITLQTGEPLTRWAISDTHLVWSAHHSVYDGFSVELILRDVATAYADGEIPPRPSFRQFIQRMFQQKQKSLTEAYWKKKTAHLDEVDTFPRLPASTYRPRPNSVYKHESSLAIDGPSGVTLSTIANAAWGLVQSSHLGSEQVSFGTTLSGRNANMPDIDKVVGPTLATVPVLLDVRSSQSVADFLQATQAYFTELIPHQHIGLQNLRRLNRATEAVCNFQTLFAFQPGMTETQGQSPYGHLLTAENKDKVEAAFYSYALTFQCSLAGTGIIKVLASYDDKIISSSQMKRLVFQFEHIVSQLISSNGSKRLSEIQLISPQDLDQLDIWKRKMESYEQLLPLDAIQRHIDTRPDATAVAAWDGTLSYVELDAFATRLATWLVHEQKVGPEIVIPICFDRSQWMIVSIFGVLKAGGAFLLLDPIYPENRLRYMIKMVNARTILVSESCRARFEGVPGAILAVNAAWFETHTHASIPMRELPVDRALYLVFTSGSTGQPKGVIVTHASYAASAAGHMPALGMNENTRQLFFASPAFDLSIYEILGSLMCGGTVCVPTEEDRNGSVAPVIRDMNVNLISLTSSYARHLRPEDVPRLETLALVGEPLARDVQRVWANRLTLINAYGPAECSVVSTVKRPVTLDSNPANIGTTVAGRAWVVHPKDHEILLPIGATGELLLEGDHLARGYLNDEEKTAAAYIFGPYWAPSPTPRRFYKTGDLVHFDEDGSIVFEGRKDSQVKIRGQRVEIAEIEHHLARLFPNAAGAAVDVFKHEYHVHLVAFLFCDKESWNSSDTPADILQRLGDVNVSTMSHIKQQLEQVMPHHMVPTRYQIWARMPTSLAGKLDRKALRKELGNQSTTVIELDETSTEFPVIDSTNKVALRLNHKILDLASEEKTTLDGRDFPLSILGLDSIQLITIVTFIRSEYGAKMTVETLYDLKLTVTGLAAMITSPHDRPAEAAPTLDLSKELQRVYRELTRRSESIKHKRKVFLTGATGLLGSQILRQLLADPSVQRVIVHVRANDAAKGMARVVSAATLAKWWSSSYANRVECWPGDLGMPQLGLQPEQWRMLCGTADAGAPITSVIHNGAAVQWQAPYQALKAVNVDSTVELLTAMAQWSEPGSFTFVSGGLKRSPGQDLESFMKSLEQANGYSQSKFVAEELVSRFAGHQSTHRVSIVRPGWVIGTEKDAVPNTDDFLWKLVQACIQIGAYPAEGGDLWLAVADAEEVATRILATTFAASGESPSVDNVEIGTTVSRFWELIKVQTGMELTQMSAEDWKQAAQDFAASQESEQTFLPVLAMLQDPQMEFGVQRPANGGPPSNVNAAIRSNIKTLVETGFLSDSSEVVIVED comes from the exons AGACGGGCGAGCCGCTGACCCGATGGGCGATCTCAGACACCCATCTGGTCTGGAGTGCCCACCATAGTGTTTATGATGGATTCTCCGTTGAGCTCATCTTGAGAGATGTGGCCACAGCCTATGCGGACGGCGAGATACCACCCCGGCCTTCGTTTCGCCAATTCATCCAGCGGATGttccagcaaaagcagaagTCGCTGACAGAGGCAtactggaagaagaagacagcaCATCTCGACGAGGTGGATACGTTTCCTCGACTGCCGGCGTCCACGTACCGACCACGGCCCAACAGCGTGTATAAGCACGAATCGAGTCTGGCAATCGATGGGCCTTCTGGTGTCACCTTGTCGACCATCGCCAATGCGGCCTGGGGGTTGGTGCAGTCCAGCCATCTCGGCAGCGAGCAAGTCAGCTTCGGGACGACCTTGAGCGGACGCAACGCGAACATGCCCGACATCGACAAGGTGGTCGGTCCAACGCTGGCAACGGTGCCCGTCCTTCTGGATGTCCGGAGCAGCCAGTCTGTAGCCGACTTTCTGCAAGCAACACAGGCCTATTTCACCGAGTTGATCCCCCACCAGCACATTGGGCTGCAGAACTTGAGGCGGCTCAACCGAGCGACGGAAGCAGTCTGCAACTTTCAGACTCTTTTTGCTTTTCAGCCAGGGATGACCGAGACTCAGGGGCAGTCGCCGTACGGCCATCTTCTCACCGCAGAGAATAAGGACAAAGTCGAAGCTGCCTTCTACAGCTATGCCCTCACATTCCAGTGCTCTCTAGCAGGAACCGGGATAATCAAGGTGCTCGCCTCATATGACGACAAGATCATTTCGAGCTCGCAAATGAAACGACTGGTTTTTCAGTTCGAGCATATAGTATCGCAGTTGATCAGTAGCAATGGCTCCAAGAGATTGAGCGAAATCCAGCTCATCTCGCCCCAGGACCTGGACCAGCTCGACAtttggaaaagaaaaatggAAAGCTACGAGCAACTCTTGCCCTTGGATGCGATTCAACGTCATATCGACACTCGACCTGATGCGACAGCCGTCGCTGCCTGGGATGGCACCCTCTCCTACGTGGAATTAGACGCTTTCGCCACTCGACTAGCTACATGGTTAGTGCACGAGCAGAAGGTCGGGCCCGAAATTGTGATTCCCATCTGCTTCGACCGGTCACAATGGATGATCGTCTCTATCTTCGGTGTATTGAAAGCTGGAGGCGCCTTTCTACTTCTCGACCCAATCTACCCTGAGAATCGCCTCCGGTACATGATCAAGATGGTCAACGCCCGAACTATCCTCGTCTCCGAATCGTGCAGAGCGAGGTTTGAGGGAGTTCCTGGTGCCATACTGGCCGTGAACGCTGCTTGGTTTGAAACCCACACCCACGCATCCATTCCTATGAGGGAACTCCCAGTAGACCGCGCATTGTACCTTGTCTTTACCAGCGGTTCGACCGGCCAGCCAAAGGGGGTCATTGTGACACATGCGTCCTACGCTGCCTCGGCAGCAGGACATATGCCCGCGCTGGGGATGAATGAAAACACCCGGCAACTGTTCTTCGCATCGCCCGCATTCGATTTAAGTATCTATGAAATTCTGGGATCCTTAATGTGTGGCGGTACCGTCTGTGTCCCAACTGAGGAAGACCGCAATGGAAGCGTAGCGCCGGTTATTAGAGACATGAATGTGAATCTCATTTCTCTGACATCGTCGTATGCGAGGCATCTGCGTCCGGAGGATGTCCCGAGACTCGAGACACTTGCGCTCGTCGGTGAGCCGTTGGCTAGAGACGTCCAGCGTGTCTGGGCCAACCGCTTGACACTCATAAATGCCTACGGACCTGCCGAGTGTTCCGTTGTGAGCACGGTCAAGCGTCCTGTCACACTCGATTCCAACCCAGCCAATATCGGTACTACTGTTGCGGGAAGGGCATGGGTTGTCCACCCCAAAGACCATGAGATCCTCCTCCCGATCGGTGCAACGGGCGAACTTCTGCTCGAGGGCGACCACCTGGCGCGCGGATATCTTAACGACGAGGAGAAAACAGCCGCTGCTTACATTTTCGGTCCATATTGGGCACCATCTCCAACGCCCCGTCGGTTCTACAAGACCGGTGATTTGGTGCATTTTGACGAAGACGGGTCGATCGTCTTCGAAGGCCGCAAAGACTCGCAGGTCAAGATTCGGGGGCAGCGAGTGGAGATCGCAGAGATCGAACATCATCTTGCTAGGCTGTTTCCTAATGCTGCCGGCGCTGCAGTTGACGTCTTCAAGCATGAGTATCATGTTCATCTGGtcgcctttctcttctgcgATAAAGAATCCTGGAATTCTTCGGACACACCGGCAGATATTCTGCAGCGTCTTGGTGACGTTAATGTTTCGACCATGTCGCACATaaaacagcagctggagcaggttaTGCCTCACCATATGGTGCCTACCCGGTACCAGATCTGGGCTCGCATGCCCACGTCGCTCGCCGGTAAGCTTGATCGAAAGGCTCTGCGCAAGGAATTGGGCAACCAGAGTACCACCGTTATCGAGCTCGACGAAACGAGCACTGAGTTTCCGGTCATCGATTCCACGAACAAGGTGGCCCTGCGGTTGAATCACAAGATCCTCGACCTCGCGTCGGAAGAAAAGACCACACTCGACGGGCGAGACTTCCCACTGTCCATCCTGGGCCTCGACTCAATCCAGCTGATCACCATTGTTACGTTTATTCGGAGTGAATATGGCGCAAAAATGACCGTTGAAACGCTATACGACCTTAAGCTCACTGTGACAGGCCTCGCAGCCATGATCACCTCACCGCACGATAGGCCAGCGGAAGCTGCGCCGACACTCGACCTTTCCAAGGAGCTGCAGAGGGTCTACAGGGAGTTGACCCGGCGTTCAGAGTCTATTAAGCACAAACGAAAAGTATTCTTGAcaggggcaactgggttGTTGGGCTCTCAGAttctgcgccagctgctCGCCGACCCAAGCGTCCAAAGGGTCATCGTTCATGTCCGCGCGAACGATGCCGCCAAGGGTATGGCGCGTGTAGTGTCTGCGGCAACTCTCGCCAAGTGGTGGTCATCCTCCTACGCGAATCGCGTAGAATGCTGGCCTGGAGATCTGGGAATGCCCCAGCTCGGGCTCCAGCCTGAGCAGTGGCGGATGCTCTGTGGGACAGCAGACGCAGGGGCTCCGATCACCTCAGTTATACACAACGGTGCTGCAGTGCAGTGGCAGGCCCCATACCAAGCACTCAAGGCTGTCAATGTCGACTCTACTGTTGAACTACTTACGGCCATGGCCCAGTGGTCCGAGCCCGGTAGCTTCACCTTTGTCTCTGGAGGGCTGAAACGATCACCGGGGCAGGACCTCGAATCCTTCATGAAATCTCTAGAGCAGGCAAATGGCTATAGTCAAAGCAAGTTTGTAGCTGAGGAGTTGGTCTCGCGCTTTGCAGGCCACCAGTCGACACACCGAGTATCGATTGTTCGCCCGGGCTGGGTGATCGGCACAGAGAAGGATGCGGTTCCCAATACGGACGACTTTCTATGGAAGCTCGTGCAGGCCTGTATTCAGATTGGCGCGTATCCGGCCGAAGGAGGCGATCTATGGCTCGCAGTCGCTGATGCAGAAGAGGTAGCGACTCGTATTCTAGCGACGACGTTTGCCGCTTCAGGCGAGTCTCCTTCTGTTGACAACGTGGAGATCGGCACGACAGTCTCGCGTTTCTGGGAGTTGATCAAAGTACAGACGGGCATGGAACTGACACAGATGAGTGCCGAGGACTGGAAGCAGGCTGCACAGGACTTTGCTGCCAGCCAGGAATCGGAGCAGACCTTCTTGCCCGTGCTGGCCATGCTGCAAGATCCGCAGATGGAGTTTGGAGTACAGCGTCCGGCGAACGGTGGACCACCGAGCAATGTCAATGCTGCAATTAGGAGCAATATCAAAACCCTCGTCGAGACGGGCTTTCTCTCGG ACTCTTCAGAAGTTGTGATTGTCGAGGACTAG